CCGCGGCGGTCCGTGCCTGCTCCGGCGGCAGCGTGACGCGCCCACCGAGTGCAGCCGGCGTTCCGGGTGCGTCGCGCGCGGGCGTCGGCAAGGCCGGCGTGGCGGAGGCCACCATCACGGGCGGCTCGCCCGCGTATTTGAAGACCAACTGCCCGCCGCCTTCGAACGACCCGGCGATCACGCGGCGGCTCTGTTGTCGCCCGGTGACCGCCTCGACGTACGTCGCCACCTCGCCGAACGTCACGAAGCCGTCGCGGTTCGCATCGGCGTATCCGTTGAACGCCGCGGCGACCGCGTTGGAGAACAGATCCGCGCCGCCGAACGCGGAGAACGCGCCGCCGGCGATGAGCACGTTTGAGGCCGGTTGCCCGACATACGACAGCGGCGAGACGGCATCGCGCGAGACCGGCTTCACGGCCGCGTCCTCGAACTGCGCGTCGAAGATGAATGTCGCCTGTTTTACGGCGGTGCGCGTGGCGAGCTCCTTTTGAAGCTCGCGCACGCCGACGAGGGTGCGCAGATCGGGCTCGCCGCCCAGGCGGTTGCCGTCCGCGGGGACGATGAATCCGGTGGCGCCGTCGAGTCCGACGCCGGTCACCGTGTGGCCGTGGCCCGCGAAGTAGAAGACGAAGCGATCCTGCGGCCCGAGCCCACGCACGAGCGGGCTCGTCAGAAATCCGACGATCGCGTCCCGGGTGGCCTGGCGGTCGTACAGCGTCAGCACCTGAAAGCCGTTGGCGCGCAGCGTATTTTCGATGTTTTGGGCGCTCTCGCGCGCGCTCGGCAGCGTACGGAAGCCGCCGCCGTAGGGTGTGACGCCAATGACTAGCGCGACCGAGCGCGGATACCACGCGGGAGCGGTCCGCGCCGGAGCGGCGAGTCCAAGAATGAATACCAGCGCCATCGCCGCGGCGATCGCGGCGGGCATTTTTGCGTTCATGGTCGACACCTGAACGGATCGCGGCGGCGCCATACGCGCGTTCCCTCGCCCGCCGATCCAGAAGGACCGTACATTCGTACAGTCGCCCGCGAAAATCAACCGCATGATCCTCCCCCTCGGACTTCCGTCAATAAGGGGTATCGGCGAAACCAATGCCGTTCGGGAGCATTTTTGGCGATGGGCGCTTCCGGTTGTCCGCGGCGAGACGGGCGGTGAAAAAAAGCGGGGAGCAGTAAAAAATTCGTGGAAGCCCACGCGCCGACTACACCTTTTGGCGGCGCCCGTGTACTTACATGCGCGTGTCCATCGCCGCACGAGATTCCACCCGGCTGGTCGAGCCCAAGCCCATCGCCGGGCCGCAGCCCCCTGGAAGCGCCGCTAGGCGCATCCGCTTCGATCGCAATGAGTTTAGCGGCGCTTTCGGCGACATCGGGACGGACCTTCCGCTGCTTCTTGCCATGATCCCCGCCGCGGGGCTTGATCCGGCGAGCGTGTTCGTGTTGTTCGGGCTCGCGCAGGTCCTGACCGGCATCGTGTACGGACTGCCCATGCCCATGCAGCCGCTCAAGGCGATGGCGGTGATCGTCATCTCCGAGCGCCTTACCGGCGGCGTGCTGTTCGGCGGCGGCCTGGCCATCGGCGTCATCATGCTCGTTCTTGCGGCGACGGGCCTGCTCCGACGGCTCGTCGAGGTGATCCCCCACTGCGTCGTGCGCGGCGTCCAACTGGGGCTCGCGCTTTCTCTCGGGCAACTCGCGCTCAGGCAG
The DNA window shown above is from bacterium and carries:
- a CDS encoding caspase family protein, yielding MNAKMPAAIAAAMALVFILGLAAPARTAPAWYPRSVALVIGVTPYGGGFRTLPSARESAQNIENTLRANGFQVLTLYDRQATRDAIVGFLTSPLVRGLGPQDRFVFYFAGHGHTVTGVGLDGATGFIVPADGNRLGGEPDLRTLVGVRELQKELATRTAVKQATFIFDAQFEDAAVKPVSRDAVSPLSYVGQPASNVLIAGGAFSAFGGADLFSNAVAAAFNGYADANRDGFVTFGEVATYVEAVTGRQQSRRVIAGSFEGGGQLVFKYAGEPPVMVASATPALPTPARDAPGTPAALGGRVTLPPEQARTAA